The Heterodontus francisci isolate sHetFra1 chromosome 12, sHetFra1.hap1, whole genome shotgun sequence genome includes the window cctggtcgtaacactaagaTAGAGGAGGGATCTGGACATAGTGAGACACCAGACACAAGTTCACAGGTGCCAGGgcagaggaaaggatagtgcaggtgccagcttacCGGAGGGTGAGATTGCTCACTAGTTCTGTTGCAGAGGAGTTAGATGGGCCAGGCTACTGAAGAAGGTTGATGAATGTGCACAACCAAATGCTTGAtgcactggaaagcctgccagaaagcctgtgcacaatgtcaaggagcatggaggagtttagaaccaacttggcacagggctttgtgcagagcttggagcccacccTTTCCAACATGAAACGGGTGGTCACCTCCATTAGGATGGTGGAACTTACCATGattcagtgtctgatggctgatgtcaaaGTTTGCATTTCAGAACCaacagtttccactgcagcacaaacagCTAACATTAAAGGTATTAGTGTTGCATTGGTAGCTCAGACTTTTGCCTTgtgagctcagattgctgcaatcgtGATTCTGGTTACCTctgttcaaaggggctttcagggccTCACAGCATTCCATCAATCTGTCTTCCAACAAATCAGTAGGATTGCAGAGGCAGCACCTTAGGAGAGTAACAGTGGCTTGATGGAGCACAAACCTGTTATCCACTATCAGGATGACACCATTTGTGTccactcctgtcactcagccagtgctcttgctgttgcccaTCAGCCAGCCAGCCTGACTGTTGTAGCCCAGGCTGAGATAGTACAATCTGAAGTTGGTGCCCTTTAGgcacagagctgcttgaggtcacccTCCAATGTCATCTGCAGTCTTCTCAATTGAAGCTTAGCAACCTTCCATTACCTATCCTGCAGCCACTGCGGAAGCACCATCTATGAGCTTTGGGATAGACAAAGGCTATACAGCACCCTGCAGACTATTCAAACTTTAGTCAAGCATTGGAAAGTCTCCAAAAATACATACAATTGTCCCGACacaaccagaagaaataatccagcaactaatctgtaagtagttcatgatccctttaagtagcactggTTTGAGAGCTGTGGGTGAGGGGATTGGTCCTTCATTCCATTTTAAGTCGTgtttgtagtataatgtaatatagggttgttactgggcagaatatgtaaatagactgtgagcaTCATCACTGGAAGTAATGTACACTGGAATTTGTACAGAACCTCATGTAGATTGTAAGTGGAAGCTGAGTGCAAGACTTGTGTAAATAAACTTCTGTTCCTCGAACCGTCAGACTCttagatattctgtactaagccttagtAAGTATCAAACTATTTcagtgttcagctgtgcaaggttaagacagGGCATTGGCTGGAGTGTGGAGTTTGAAAATCACAGCAACGGTGTTAAATCAGTGTTGCACACTAATTGACATCATAATTTGGCTGCTCTTCATGCTGCCAGCAGTCATTAGATGTGCATGCACAAACCCCTTCACCAAGATGGCATCCTGTGCATTTCCTATTAGATGTCAGCACACGCATCATGGACCCTACTTTTGTGCGTTAGGTGGCTGCATTGTGCTTAAAAATGGTGCTACACAGCCAAAGTTAGCTCCCATTGAATTTCTACATTAACTTGTGCCTATAATGGAAATTATTAGGAAGAATATATCTCAAATCCCAAGACATATAAAACAGCTTGCAGATATTAATATCTAAATAAAATTAAGATCTTCAGTTTCCCATATTGTGTATTCATTGTATGCTGGGTGTTCCATGTTTTTTTTAAGCATACAATGTAGCATTAGTTCAATCTGAATGGTTTGATGTATGATTACAACAGCAGAGGGAAGGGTGTGCATGCTTGATGAAGGCTGACCTTTACTTCAGATGGGAAGTCTTCCTTTTTCACCAGACCAGTGGCTGCAGCGATGTTCCCAGCACCATCCACTGTCttctgagccacagctgagaccCCAGTGATAACAGCACCACCCACCAAAGAGGCCTGTTCCTTTGTCTTCTCAGCCACTAAAAAGCAAACATTTTTATACTTTGATTCTTATTCTGAGAGAGATTTTCTTATTTCTGTTCCTTCTTTCCACAGTCACTTTTCAAATCAATTTAGAATTAATTGCTTAAACTGAatctatgtcttcaatggattttaaAAAATAACCCTGTATCTATTTCTTCAATGCAAGCCCAAATTCAATGAAAAGTGTTTCATTTCAATGTAAATTAATTTTGGCATGGAGAAAATAGAATTAATTTATGAATACAGGAATATTTTAAACAAGTTGTCTGACCTTTCACTGTTAAGTTCTATCATTTTTTAGCAGGCAAGACAGAAAGTTCCACCCATAAACACCGATTAGCGTGAGTGCACAAAAGGTAGGAATGTGAATGTGCATATCTTTATAAATATTAGAATAACATGGTTTTGAAGAACTTTAACAATTCAATAGCGTGAACAGTTCAAGATGGTCAGTATGGCATCCTTCAAACTTTTCAGAAACAATGTGAATGTAAATATTACTACAGTGATCATCTGATCTTTCTATTATGGTTTAAGTAGAGTAATTTTGTATCTAGAAATTCAGAAAACAATGCTTCTTTACATAAGTAAAGCTTAACAGTTTCTTACTACACTGAGTATGTTTGTTATCCCTTAATTATTTGAAAATATCATTGTAGTATCTTCCTTCTAAAAAAAACACAAACTTTTTAATCACACAACTCTGTTTTCTCTTCCCCTTTTCTTTTGGTCACTTTGAGCAACAGCAACTATTCCCTGGTCAAATGGCAAGCATAAGATATGGAACAGATTTTGTATTGTAATTTTAAAAAATAAGAATACGCCTGAAAGAAAACTCATATACCTTTAAAGATGGAGTTTGGTACACCATGTTTAGCTCAATAGTGATGTAAACAGATTGACAAATTTGGGAATTTTACATGAAAAACTCTATATGAATGCAGTTTCTATATAGTCTTTTTAGGCTGCAGTTATACTGTCACTTCTATGACTCTGTGGCAGCAAAGCTCTGGGGTCCAGTCGATTCTGTGGTGTTTTAAAGTAGGAGAAATAAAATCCTTGGTGGTTATAAGGTTCAAACACATTTTTCAATTTACAGGAGGAATTATAAGGCTGGTCTCCTAGAATTTGGAAATGTACAACCCCAAATTGCAACTCAGCAATGAAGCATATTTAAAACATACTAATTTTTTTGTATTAATaacattaattttgtccttgattttATATTTTCACTTGTTATGGGTATGATTTGCATTTATATGCATCACATTTATGTCCATAGTATGCACATAGGTATACACCCTgaatttttcttttattcgttcctgggttgtgggcattgctggctaggtcagcatttattgcccatccctaattgccttgagaaggtggtggtaagctgctttcttgaaccactgcagtccatgtggggtagctacacctacagttaggaagggagttccaggattttgacccagcgacagtgaaggaccggcaatatagttccatgtcaggatggtgtgtggcttggaggggaacttacaggtggtggtgttcccatgcatctgcagcccttgtccttctagttggtagaggtcaccggTTTGAAACATGCTATCTaaagaaccttggtgcattgctgccactatgcgtcggtggtggagggagtgaatgtttgtgggtagggtgccaatcaagcaggcagctttgtcctggatggtgtcgagcgtcttgattgtttttggagctgcacccgtcgaggcaactggagagtattccatcacactcctgacttgtgcattatagatggtggacagactttggggagtcaggaagtgagttactcgacacatgattcctagcctctggcctactCTTGTAAGcatagtatttatatgactactccagttcagtttctggtcaatagtaacccccaggatgttgatagtgggagttcagcaatcgtaatgccattgaatgtcaaggggagatggttagattctttcttgttggagatgatcattgcctggcacttgtgtggcatgaatgttacttgccacttatcagtccaagcctggatattgtccaggtcttgctgcatttctacatggacggcttcagtatctgaggagtcacgaatggtgctgaacattgtgcaatcatcagcgaacatccccacttctgaccttatgattaaaggaaggtcattgatgaagcagctgaaaatggttgggcctaggacactaccctgaggaactcctgtggtgatgtcctggagcagagatgactgacctccaacaaccacaaccatcttcctttgtgctaggtatgactccaaccagtggagagttccccttgattcccattgactcaagtgctccttgatgccatactcggtcaaatgctgccttgatgtcaagggcagtcattctcacctcacctcttgaattcagctccatgtttgaaccaaggctgtaatgaggtctggagctgagtggccctgatggaacccaaactgcgcatcagtgagcaggttattgctaagcaagtgctgcttgatagcactagcaatgacaccttccattactttactgatgattgagagtagactgatggggcagtagttggccagtttggacttgtcctgctttttgtgtacaggacatacctgggaaaatttccacattgcccagtagatgccagtgttgtagctgtactggaacagcttggctaggggcacggaaaGTTCggaagcacatgtcttcagtactattgccagaatgttttcagggcctatagcctttgcattattcagtgcctttagtcatttcttgatatcatgtggagtgaatcgaattggctgaagactggcatctgtgatgctgggggcttcaggaggaggccgagatagatcatcaactcggcacttctagctgaatattgttgcaaatgcttcagtcttatcttttgtactgatgtgctgggctcccccgtcattgaggatggggatatttgtggagccacctcctccaattagtagtttaattgtccaccaccattcacgattggatgttgcacgactgtagagcttagagctgatccgttggttatgggatcgcttaattcTGTCGATCGCATACTGCttacgctgtttagcatgcaagtagtcttagATTATAGCTAAAacgggttgacaactcattttgaggtatgcctggtgccgctcctggcatggcctcctgcacttttcattgaatcagggttgatctcctggcttgatggtaatggtagagtggaggatataccaggccatgaggttacaaattgtggttgagtacaattctgctgctgctgatggcacagcgcctcatggatgaccagttttgcattgcgagatctgatcgaaatctatcccatttagcacggtgatagtgccacacaacacgatggaaggtatcctcaatgtgaagatgggactttgtctccacaaggactgtgcggtggtcactcctactaatactgtcatggacagatgcatctgcggcaggcagattggtgaggacgaggtcaagtatattttttcctcttgttggttccctcaccacctgccgcatacccaatctagcagatatgtcctttaggactcggccagctcggtcagtagtggtgctagcgagccactcttggtgatggacattgaagtctcccacccagagtatattcttcacccttgccacccttagtgcttcctccgagtggtgttcaacatggaaaagtactgattcgtcagctgagcagggctggggtaggggtgggggggggggggtgcagtaggtggtaatcagcaagaggtttccttgccagtGTTTGACTTGATGTCATgaaatttcatggggtctggagtcgatgttgaggactcccagggcaactccctcctgactgtatatcactgtgccaccacctctactgggtctgtcctgctagtgggacaggacatacccagggatggtgatgacggtgtctgggacattgtctgtaaggtatgattctgtgagcatgactaggtcaggctgttgcttgactagtctgtgggacagctctcccaacattggcacaagcccccagatgttggtaaggaggactttgcagggtcgacagggctgggtttgccattttcatttccagtgcctcggtaTTGGGTATGGAAACACTAAAACATAACTCTGGTATCTAAACCATTTGAACACAGACAGTTTTCAGTCCAGTATGTGCAATATAACTGCAGTTTTAAATTATTAACAGACCTCTTGGTAACCTTATTTAACCAAATTCAAGTTGTTCCTGAAAACAACAGCCTAGAATTATTGAATGCAATATTAGCAAACGTGCAGTTAAAATGTTagtatgactttttaaaaaaacatggaatttaaacctgtttattttaaatggttAAGGCGCCCCATAAAATAGTTGACAAAGCAATGTTACACGAATATATTAAGTATTCATACATTAATATCACACAGGGTAATTCCAAACTTCTATATATGTTTATAACTGCACATTGTATAAGGCAGGTTAATCAGTACATTCATGTACAGGGCAATCTTTCTAAGGAACATTTCATTTTAATTCGTGCATTAAACTTCGCCATTTGCAACACACAGTTACTGTCCACGGATGTACAGGATGACCAGTTACTCATTCAGCTGCAGGTACACTGTAAATACACTCCTGATAAATCCATTCGATTTTCACGCCAGGTTATGTTGAAGTATAAGAATTACTGGTATATTCCACACCGTGTTAATGGATTGATTACTTTCTGAAATTAACATTGTGAACATTCGTGTGAATTTACCTGAAACGACACTTGAAACACCTTCTTTGGTTTTGGACCCTAAGAAAAGGTTAAATATAAACATCATTATCTTAGGGCAATTGTCTGAATTCATAATTTTGCACGCGATCCCTTAAGAATTTAACATTTTTTGCTCTATGTCACgattttttttttactatgttTAAGGCAGTCGTGTGATATGAATGTGTTGGatgccacatccttggaaagaggaTATTTTAGTCTGGGCTGGTAGAGAGTGCCATATGGCTAGTCCATCTGCTTAGCGGAAATAAGACCCATGAATCAGACCGCAGCCAACAACGAAAGCAGCTCTAGATGGAGAGTAGGTCGATCTCTCGAGATTAGACGCTTTCCGTTTATTTTTACCAACTAATATAGTTAATTTGTATTTGTAATATTGAATAAAAAGGCCTCTTTAGTCCATTATAATGCCACGACTGTAAAAGTCACCCATTAGTGACTGTCGAAAGGAACGTTTCATTGTATAACTGGAAGGGACGACACTACCTTTTATATTCTACACTCACTGGCTTTAAATTCAGGATGCCTAATTTGTACATACCAACGTATAGCACTCCCTCTTTAGTCTTCTCTGCCGCTTCTGCTACACCCTGCTTGGTTTTTTCAGCTGCAGCAGCCACT containing:
- the sncb gene encoding beta-synuclein — protein: MDVFMKGLSKAKEGVAAAAEKTKQGVAEAAEKTKEGVLYVGSKTKEGVSSVVSVAEKTKEQASLVGGAVITGVSAVAQKTVDGAGNIAAATGLVKKEDFPSEQLKPEEVGEEAAEEIIGESTMESEGEIGPETYEEAPQITNEGDPDSNIKDLVGFT